ATGACGGCTCACGCCCGATGATGTTCAGAATGCGGTCATATTCATCAAGGCTCAGGCCATGCGCGGCAATCAGGTCGGGGGTGATGGCAGGTTCGGTCATATCAGGGCACCTTTGGGCAGGGCAAAAACGTGTCGCCCGCGCCAGTGTCGGGCCGTTTCTTCCCCTTACGGCAAAGGGGTCGGATGGGAAAGAGGGCAGCTTTGATATGGTTGCCCGCATGTCATGAAACTGTGGCGGATACGCAAAAATACACGCATAAAGCGAAAAGCGACAAAATGAATGGACGCCGCCCATGCCTGCTGAAGCCTTGTGCGCGGTGCGCATTTTGTCGGCGAAAATAAACTTTCAAGGCGTATGTATAGGTGATTCCCGCGCGGGCGGGTGCTGAAATGCCCTGTAAAACGGCAAAAAAAGGGCCGAGCACGAAGCTCGGCCTAAGTCCAACAGGGAGGTAAAGACGCGAGCTATAAACTCAAACGCCTTAACTTCTAGATAGGTTATTGCTTAGGCATTACGCAAGTTAAATTGCTTTGCGTATGGCACATTGCCGCCATGCGTTGCGAACATGCCTCATGTCAGAAGGCGCTTGTGCAGGCCTACATTTGCCGTGCGCGCCTGTAGGCCACGATTTCTTCGACAACGAAATCACGGAACGCCGAGATGCGGCGCGAATGGCGCAGCTCTTCGGGATAGGCAAGAAATACCGGAATGTCGCCACTGGCAATGTCTGGCAGGACATGGACCAGTTCGGGAAAATCCTCGCCGACATAATCGGGCAGGACGCCGATTCCCAGATGGTTCAGCACCGCCTGAAGGACACCGAAATAGTTGTTGACGGTAAAACTTGATCGGGTGGGTTGGGCTGTCAACTCTCGTATAAGTTGTGCGCCCGCGCTGACCTGTGCCGATGTAATGTTCTGCGACACAAGGCGGAAATCCCTCAAGTCTTCCATTTTTTGCGGTGTGCCATGGGCGCGCAGATATTCCGAACTGGCAAAAAGCCGCATATTCACTGTCATCAGGCGCTTGCGGATCAGGTCAGCCTGGCTGGGTTCTTTCATGCGGATGGCGATATCGGCTTCGCGCATGGGCAAATCCAGCACGCGTTCTTCCAGCATCAGGTCGATGCGCAGGTCGGGATATTGCGCATAAAGCGATGTCAGGCGCGGTGCCAGAAACAGTGTTCCGAAACCTGTGGTGCTGGTCACACGCAAGTCACCATACACTTCATCTTCTGCATCGCGGATGCGTGCGGCGGCTGTTTCCAGCTGCCTGCTCATGGATTTGGTGGCGTCAAACAGCAATTCGCCTTGTTCGGTCAGAATCAGCCCACGGGCGTGGCGGTGGAACAGAACGGTATCCAGCCCTTCTTCAAGGGCGCGAATCTGGCGGCTGACCGCTGATTGAGACAGCTGCAACGTGTCACCGGCATGCGTCAGGCTGCCCGCGTCCGCCACTGCGTGAAATATTCTTAGCTTGTCCCAGTCCATACCAACAGTTCCATACAGATGTTTGCGCAAAAGTAGATGATTCGTTCTACGGGGTTTTATCTGATCACAAAAGCGCTGAATTACCCAGTTTTCACTTTGTAGGTCAGAAATATTGACCTATGATCGGATTATACGCAACAGTGCTGGGAGGTGCAGATGGGGCGGCAGGATATTTCGTTGAACGACCGGTTCGACATGACGAAATCACCCGTTTTGCTGAATGGAACGCAGGCCATGGTGCGACTTATGTTGCAGCAGGCCGCGCGCGACCAACAGGCAGGGCTGAACACTGCGGGCTATGTTACCGGCTATCGTGGGTCGCCCCTTGGCGCGGTTGATCAGCAGATGAACCGCGCAAAAGCGCTGTTGCAGGCTGCAAACATCCGCTTTCAGGAAGGGCTGAACGAAGACCTTGCCGCGACAGCGCTTTGGGGCAGCCAGCAGGCCGAACTGCGCGGCGAAGGGCGTTTTGACGGTGTTTTCGGGCTTTGGTATGGCAAGGGGCCGGGTGTGGACCGCACGGGCGATGTGTTTCGTCACGCCAATATGGCGGGAACATCACCCTATGGGGGCGTGTTGGTCGCGATGGGTGACGATCATACGGGCGAATCCTCGACCACATTGCACCAGTCGGATTGGGCCATGGTCGATGCCTATATCCCCGTTTTGTCGCCTGCCGGTGTGCAGGAAGTGCTGGATTTCGGCCATTACGGCTATGCATTGTCGCGCTTTGCGGGCGTCTGGGTCGGCCTGAAGACGATGAAAGACACGGTCGAGGCCACAGCCGTGGTCGATGGCAACCCGCACCGGATGCAGTTCGTCCTGCCTGATCTGGCCCTGCCAGATGGTGGGTTGAACATCCGGCTGGTGGACACCCCTGTCGCGCAGGAAGCGCGCATGATCGACCACAAGCGTTTTGCCGCCGAAGCGTTCAGCCGCGCCAACCGCATGGACCGCCGCGTCTATGGCAAAGCCGGTGCCAAAATCGGGTTCGTGGCCGCAGGCAAGAACTGGCTGGACCTTGTGCATGCGCTGAACCTGCTGGGCATTGGCGCGGATGAAGCCACGCGTCTGGGCCTGACCACCTATAAGGTCGGGCAGGCATGGCCGCTGGATATGGAAAGTTTCCATGAATGGGCCGAAGGGCTGGAGTTGATTGTCGTTGTTGAAGAAAAGCGCAAACTGATCGAAGTTCAGGTCAAGGAAGCCATTTTTGACGACCGGCGTGGGCGGCGTGTCTATGGCTGGCACAAGGGCGACACATGTGAACACGGGCGTCAGGTCGAACTGTTTCCCACCCGCTACGCGCTGGACCCGATCATGATTGCCGAACGTCTGGGCGAGATATTGATCGAGGAAGGGCGCGGCACCGACCGAGTGAAAGCGGGCCTTGCCCTGCTGGCCGATGCGCGCCGCGCCGACAACGCCCCCGATCTGGCCGCGCGGCTGCCCTATTACTGTTCGGGTTGTCCGCATAACACATCGACCCGCGTGCCAGATGGTCACCGTGCCTATGCGGGCATTGGCTGCCACTATATGGTGCAATGGATGGACCGCAACACAGTGGGCTTCACCCAGATGGGCGGCGAGGGCGCGAACTGGATTGGTGAAGCGCCCTTTTCCAGCCGCACCCATGTGTTCCAGAATCTGGGCGATGGCACCTATAACCATTCCGGCGTGCAGGCCATTCGCGCGGCCCTGGCTGCGGGCACGAATATTACCTACAAGATCTTGTATAATGATGCCGTTGCCATGACCGGCGGGCAAAAGAACGAAGGCGGCTTGTCGCCGCACCAGATCGCGCATGAACTGGCCGCGATGGGCGTGCGCAAAATCGACGTGGTGTTTGACGAAAAGGAAGAACCGCAGCGCGCGGATTTCCCCAGGTCTGTAGGCTGGCACCCGCGCGCGGATTTTGACGCCGTGCAACGTGATTGTGCCACGCATCAGGGCGTTTCGGCCATCATCTATGTGCAGACCTGTGCTGCTGAAAAACGCAGGCGGCGCAAACGCGGCGAATTTCCCGACCCTGACCAGCGCGTGTTCATCAATACCGACATTTGCGAAGGGTGCGGGGATTGCGGCGTGCAGTCAAACTGCGTGTCCATTGTGCCCGTGGAAACCGAATTCGGGCGCAAACGCGCGATTGACCAGTCCTCGTGCAACAAGGATTTTTCCTGCCTCAAGGGGTTCTGCCCGTCATTTGTCACGCTGGAAGGGGCCAAACCCCGGCGCGCCGCTTCCCAGTCGGTCGAGTTGCCGAAGCTGGCAGACCCCGCGCTGCCCGAAATCCGTGGCACGCATAACATTGTCATCACTGGCGTGGGCGGCACGGGCGTTGTGACGATCGGCGCAATCCTGTCCATGGCAGCCCATATTGATGGCAAGGGCGCGGGCATGATCGAAATGGCAGGGCTGGCCCAGAAGGGCGGCGCGGTGCATATCCATTGCCGCATCGCCAACACCCCCGAAGATATCAGCGCCATTCGTGTGGCCGTGGGCGAGGCGCATTGCGTCATTGGTGGCGATCTGGTGGTGACGGCCGGCGCGAAAACACTGGGCCTTATGCGCAGCGGCCAGACAGGGGCCGCCGTGAACACCCATGAAATCATCACTGGTGATTTCACCCGCAACACGGAATTCCGCATTCCCGGCGACGATCTGCAAATGGCGCTTCAGGCGCGGCTGGGTGACAATCTGCACCTGTTTGACTATTCGGAACTTGCCAAGCGGCTGCTGGGTGACAGCATCTATTCCAACATGATTGCGCTGGGGGCGGCGTGGCAAATGGGGCTTGTCCCCCTGTCCGAAGCGGCAATTCTGCGCGCGATTACGTTGAACAAGGCCGCAGTGGACGGCAACACCCGCGCTTTTGCACTGGGCCGCTGGGCGGTTGTCCACCCCAAGGCTGCGGCAAAAGCGCTGGCGGACAGCGTGGCACAGATGCCGAAATCGCTGGATGACATGATCGCGCAGCGTGCGGACCATCTGGCAAGCTACCAGTCGGCGCGCCTTGCAAAACGCTACCGCGAACTGGTGGAACAGGCCCCTGATGCGCGCCTGCGCGAAGCGGTGGCCAAGGGCTATCACAAGCTGCTGGCCTATAAGGACGAATATGAAGTGGCCCGCCTGCATCTGCAAACGCTGGACAAGGCACGCGCGGAATTCGACGGCAATTTCACGCCCCGCTTCCATCTGGCACCGCCCCTGCTGTCGCGCATGGGGTCCGATGGTCGACCGCTCAAGCGCAGCTTCGGGCCATGGATCATGCGCGGCTTTGCCATTCTCGCACCGCTCAAGGTCTTGCGCGGCACGGTCCTTGACCCGTTCGGCGCCACATCCGAACGCCGGATGGAACGCCAGCTGATCCGCGATTACGAGGCGCTGATGCCGCGCATTCTGGCCGAAGTGACACCGGACACGCATGATATCGCGGTGGAACTGGCGGAATTGCCGCTGCACATTCGCGGGTTCGGGCCGGTCAAGCACCGCAATGCAGCCGCGGCCGCGCAGCGCCGCGACGAATTGCTTGCGGGTTTTGATGCCCCGCCTGCACGCGTTGCGGCACAATAGGCGCGAACAGGCTGGATTTCTGCGTGCGCCGGACGTATGCAGGTTGAAATTCATGACTGTGGGGCAGGCGCATGGCGGTTGGCGTATTCGATTCGGGATTGGGCGGATTGACCGTTCTGGGCGCAGTGACCGAACGTATGCCGGATGTGCCCTTCGTGTATCTGGGCGACAATGCCCATACGCCTTACGGTGTGCGCGATGCCGACGACATTTATGCGCTGACCTGCGCCGGCGTGGAACGCCTGTGGGAAGATGGCTGCGATCTGGTGATTTTGGCCTGTAACACCGCATCTGCGGCGGCGCTGAAGCGGATGCAGGAAACATGGGTGCCCGAGGACAAGCGCGTGCTGGGTGTCTTTGTTCCGTTGATCGAGGCATTGACCGAACGCGGCTGGGGCGACAATTCCCCCCCGCGCGAAGTGGCGGTCAAACATGTGGCGCTGTTTGCCACGCCTGCGACCGTGTCCAGCCGCGCGTTCCAGCGCGAACTGGCTTACCGTGCCATCGGTGTCGATGTCGAGGCGCAGCCCTGCGGCGGTGTGGTCGATGCGATTGAACAAGGCGATATGCAACTGGCCGAAGCGCTGGTGCATTCCCATGTCGAAGCGCTGCTGCGCCGCATGCCACGCCCCGAAGCCGCCGTTCTGGGCTGCACGCATTATCCGCTGGTTGAACATGCCTTTCGCGAAGCGCTGGGAGAGCGGGTTGATGTCTATTCGCAGCCCAATCTGGTCGCGGCAAGTCTTGCAGATTACCTGATACGCCGCCCCGACATGATCGGGGCTGGCAGGGACAGCGCATTTCTGACAACGGGAAATCCGGTGAATGTATCGCGCAAGGCCACGCAGTTCCTGCGACGACAGATCACCTTTCGGGCTGCATAACTGCGCCCGCTTTCATCTTGCCTTAAATACTCCCCGCGCGGGACGCGCATATTGTTGAAACGCACGCGCCCGCGCACCGACTGCACAGGGAACCACAACCATGACCAAGAAAATAGCCATCCTCGGGGCTTCGGGCTATACGGGCGCCGAACTTGTGCGCCTGATTGCCACCCATCCCGACATGAAGATCGCCGCGCTGACGGGCGAACGCAAGGCAGGCCAGCCCATGGCCAAGGTGTTTCCGTTCCTGCGCCATCTGGACCTGCCCGATCTGTGCCGCATCGAGGATGTGGATTTCGCGGGCATTGATCTGGCGTTTTGCGCGCTCCCGCATGCGACCTCTCAGGCGGTCATCAAGAAGCTGCCGCGCGATCTGAAAATCGTGGACCTGTCCGCCGATTTCCGCCTGCGCGATGTTGCGGAATATGAAAAATGGTACGGACAGCCGCATGCTGCGCCCGATTTGCAGCACGAAGCGGTCTATGGCCTGACGGAATTTTACCGCGATGAAATTCGCGGCGCGCGGCTGGTGGCGGGCACGGGCTGTAATGCGGCTACGGGGCAATATATCCTGCGCCCGCTTATCGAAGCGGGGGTGATCGATCTTGATCGCATTATCCTTGATCTGAAATGCGGGGTCAGCGGGGCAGGGCGCGCGCTGAAGGAAAACCTGCTGCATGCGGAATTATCCGAGGGCACGCAGGGCTATGCGGTTGGTGGCACACACCGCCATCTGGGTGAGTTTGATCAGGAATTCAGCCGCATTGCGGGCAGGCCCGTGCAGATCCAGTTTACGCCGCATCTGGTGCCGTTGAACCGTGGTATTCTGGCAACGGCGTGGCTGGATGGCGATGCCGCGCGCATTCACGAAGTTTTGCAGGCCAGATATTGCGCTGAATCAATGATTCATCTGCTACCTTTTGGCACAACACCATCGACTCATGATGTGCGCGGATCAAATTTCGTGCATATCGGGGTTGTCGGGGATCGTGTTCCCGGTCGCGCGCTGGTGATTGCTGCACTGGATAACCTGTGCAAAGGATCATCGGGGCAGGCCATCCAGAACGCGAACCTGATGCTTGGTCTGGAAGAGGGGGCGGGCCTTATGGGCGCACCGCTTTTCCCATGAAATGAGGTTACGATGAAAAGCCTGAAAAAGACCCGTCGCATTCAGATCATCATGGTCGCGGCTGTGGCCTTGGCGTTTTCGACTGCGTTGATCGGTTATGCCATGCGGGACGGGATCAATTTCTTCCGCTCGCCTTCCGACGTGCTGGCCGCGCCCCCGCCCCCGAACGAGGTGTTTCGCATCGGCGGGCTGGTCGAGGCGGGGTCCATCATTCGCGGGCAGTCCGACACGGTGATCTTTCGCGTGACCGATGGCCCCGCATCGGTCGAGGTGCGCTATCGCGGTATTCTGCCCGATCTGTTCACTGAAAATGAAGGCATGGTCGGAACCGGCCGGTTTGTGGACGGTATTTTTCAGGCAAGCGAGATTCTGGCCAAACATGATGAAACCTACATGCCGCGCGAAGTCATGGAAGCGCTGAAGGATATGGACGAATGGCGCGGGCCTGATCCGCAAAGCTAGTGCCTGATCCTGTAAGGTTGAAACCTATGATCGTGGGTGCTCTTGGCCTGATGCGGGCGGTTGGGAGTTCCCAAGGCGCGGAGCAAAGGGCGAAGCCCGCCGCGCCATAGGTCTGGCCGTCCCGCGGCCTGCTGATTTGGCTGATGGCAGGCCAAGCCTTTGAAGTCAGGATTGCGCAGCTTGCATAAAGTGCATTCCTTGAATGTCGGATCGGCAGACCCCGGCCCACCGATGGCGCGGGCTTTGTCCAAGCGCGAATGTCCGCAAAAGGCCAGAATCAACCAGCGTTGCTGTTGCATCTGACGTGACACTTCCGCGCATCACGGGCGCAGGGGCGTGGCCCGAAAGCCCCCCTCTTAGAGCATATCACGTTCATTCGCATTCACGAGATATGCTCTAACTTATTGATTCCGCATGTTCGAGAAGCTCAAAACCGGTTCCCACTTTTGAGCAACATGCTCTAGCGTCCCTCAAATGCGGGCGGGCGCTTTTCCAGAAATGCCAGCACACCTTCCTTGAAATCACGGGTCTTTCCGGCCTCTGCCTGAAGCTGGGCTTCAAGGGCCAGTTGTGCGTCCAGTGTGTTCGACATGCTTGCGCGCAGGGCGCGGCGAATATTGCGATAGGCCACTGTGGGACCGTTGGCCAATGTGACTGCCCGCGCCATCCATGCCGATTCAAAGCTTTCATCAGGCACGGCTTCCCAGATCATGCCCCAGTCGGCGGCCTGTCGCGCGGTAATGCGATCGGCAAACAGCATGGCCCCCATCGCGCGGGCAAACCCTATCTGGCGGGGCAGGAAATAGGTGCCGCCCGCGTCAGGAATAAGCCCGATGCGCGTAAACGCCTGAATGAACACCGCGCTGTCACAGGCGATGACCACATCTGCGGCCAGTGCCAGATTGGCCCCCGCCCCCGCTGCCGCACCGTTCACAGCCGCGATGACAGGAACCGGTGCGTCGTAAATCGCATGCAAAAGCGGCTCATATTCTTCGCGCAAGGTGCGTTCCAGATCGATCTGCGCGGCATTGCCGCCATCACCCAGATCCTGCCCCGAACAGAATGCCCGCCCTGTCCCTGTCAGCACCAGAACGCGCGCTTTGGGGGCCATGGTCTTGATGGCATGCGTCAGTTCTGCGCGCATCTGCTTGTTCAGCGCGTTCATCATTTCCGGCCTTGCCATGGTAACAATGGCAATTCCGGCGTCGTCGATACTGGTTGTCAGCGTGTCGTAATCCATGCAGGTCCCCTGGCGAAAATCCTGCGCTACCTTAGCGCAGTCATCAACAGGGGAAAGCCCGAACCACGCGTCATTCTTTCAGCAATTCCTGCAAGCGGCGTTTTTCTTCCGGGCTCAGTCCCGATTTGTCGGCTTCGGGTGCCCTGGCACGGCGGCGCAGGTATATCACTGCCGACCCCAGCGCGATCAGGAACATAACGGGTGCGGCTACCCATAAAATGATATTGGCCCCCTCGGTTGTCGGGCGCAACAGGACGTATTCGCCATAGCGGTCCACAATATAGGCAACCGCGTCTTCGTTGCTGTCCCCTTCGACCAGCCGTTCGCGCACCAGCAACCGCATGTCGCGGGCAAGATCTGCGTTTGATTCGTCGATGGATTCATTGCGGCACACAAGACAACGCAGGCCCGCCGAGATGTCGCGCGCCCGCGATTCCAGCACCGGATCGTCAAGAATTTCGTCGGGTTGAACAGCCCATGACGGGCTGCTTATCGCGATTGCCAGAACCGCCAGAAGGGTGCGAAACATGCTCATTCTGCCGGCACCGCGTCGATGCGGGTTTTGCCTGCGCCTGCGGCCACACGGTAGCGCCGGTCGCTCAGGCTGAAGATGCCGCCAAGTGCCATAAGGAAACACCCGAACCACAGCCAGTTTGCAAACGGTTTGATATAGGACCGCACCGCCCAGCCCCCGTTATCTTGCGGATCGCCAAGTGCAAGATACAGATCGCGCGTCACGCGGTAGTCGATGGCGGCTTCGGTCGTGGGCATGCCCGCAATCGGATAGAAGCGCTTTTCCGGTTGCAGATTTGCAATGAACCGCCCGTCACGCCGTGCCTCGATTGTTGCCATGGTCGACACATAATTCGGCCCCTCAACACGGTCCACGGATGTCAGCGTCAGGTCATACCCGCCATAGTTATAGGTCTCGCCGATCTGGACCACGCGAATATCCTCGGACTCCCAGCCAACAAGGGCCGCAACCGCGAACACGGTGATCCCCATGCCCGCATGTGCAGTGAATTTGCCCCAATCGGCGCGCGGCAGGCGTGTGATGCGCCCCAGACGCGCGCGCCAGTCACCCCGCCCCGTGCGCGTCCAGATATCGACCACCGATCCCAGCACAACCCACAACCCCAATGCCAGCCCGATAGGAACCAGCGTCGAATGTCCGGTCTGCAACGTCCATGTCAGTGCGCCCATGGCCACCGAAAACACCGCCAGCCCCCAGAGCGGGCGCATGGTCCGCGCCAGATTCCCGCGTTTCCAGGGCAGCATTGCCCCGATGGGAAGCACCATGGCCAGCGCCACCATGAACGGCGTAAAGGCCATGTTGAAAAACGGCGGACCGACTGACAGCACCCTGTCAAACAGCATTTCCGCCACAAGCGGCCACATCGTGCCGATGAACACCACAAAGGACGACACGGCCAGCAACACATTGTTAATCACCAGCGCAGATTCGCGGCTGACGGTTGCAAAGACGCCCTTGGCCTCCAGCACCGGGGCGCGGATGGCGAATAGTGTCAATGCCCCGCCCATAAACGCCGCAAGGATCATCAGGATGAAAACCCCGCGTTCGGGGTCCATCGCAAACGCATGCACTGATGTCAGCAAACCGGATCGCACGATGAATGTGCCCATCAAGGAGAAGCCGAACCCAAGGATTGCCAGCAGGATGGTCCAGCTTTTCAGCGTTTCGCGCTTTTCTACCACGATGGCCGAATGCAGCAATGCTGCGGCAAACAACCACGGCATCAGGCTTGCATTCTCGACCGGGTCCCAGAACCAGAACCCACCCCAGCCAAGCTCGTAATAGGCCCACCAGGACCCTGTTGCGATACCGATGGTCAGAAAC
Above is a window of Roseinatronobacter sp. S2 DNA encoding:
- a CDS encoding indolepyruvate ferredoxin oxidoreductase family protein, which gives rise to MGRQDISLNDRFDMTKSPVLLNGTQAMVRLMLQQAARDQQAGLNTAGYVTGYRGSPLGAVDQQMNRAKALLQAANIRFQEGLNEDLAATALWGSQQAELRGEGRFDGVFGLWYGKGPGVDRTGDVFRHANMAGTSPYGGVLVAMGDDHTGESSTTLHQSDWAMVDAYIPVLSPAGVQEVLDFGHYGYALSRFAGVWVGLKTMKDTVEATAVVDGNPHRMQFVLPDLALPDGGLNIRLVDTPVAQEARMIDHKRFAAEAFSRANRMDRRVYGKAGAKIGFVAAGKNWLDLVHALNLLGIGADEATRLGLTTYKVGQAWPLDMESFHEWAEGLELIVVVEEKRKLIEVQVKEAIFDDRRGRRVYGWHKGDTCEHGRQVELFPTRYALDPIMIAERLGEILIEEGRGTDRVKAGLALLADARRADNAPDLAARLPYYCSGCPHNTSTRVPDGHRAYAGIGCHYMVQWMDRNTVGFTQMGGEGANWIGEAPFSSRTHVFQNLGDGTYNHSGVQAIRAALAAGTNITYKILYNDAVAMTGGQKNEGGLSPHQIAHELAAMGVRKIDVVFDEKEEPQRADFPRSVGWHPRADFDAVQRDCATHQGVSAIIYVQTCAAEKRRRRKRGEFPDPDQRVFINTDICEGCGDCGVQSNCVSIVPVETEFGRKRAIDQSSCNKDFSCLKGFCPSFVTLEGAKPRRAASQSVELPKLADPALPEIRGTHNIVITGVGGTGVVTIGAILSMAAHIDGKGAGMIEMAGLAQKGGAVHIHCRIANTPEDISAIRVAVGEAHCVIGGDLVVTAGAKTLGLMRSGQTGAAVNTHEIITGDFTRNTEFRIPGDDLQMALQARLGDNLHLFDYSELAKRLLGDSIYSNMIALGAAWQMGLVPLSEAAILRAITLNKAAVDGNTRAFALGRWAVVHPKAAAKALADSVAQMPKSLDDMIAQRADHLASYQSARLAKRYRELVEQAPDARLREAVAKGYHKLLAYKDEYEVARLHLQTLDKARAEFDGNFTPRFHLAPPLLSRMGSDGRPLKRSFGPWIMRGFAILAPLKVLRGTVLDPFGATSERRMERQLIRDYEALMPRILAEVTPDTHDIAVELAELPLHIRGFGPVKHRNAAAAAQRRDELLAGFDAPPARVAAQ
- the argC gene encoding N-acetyl-gamma-glutamyl-phosphate reductase; translated protein: MTKKIAILGASGYTGAELVRLIATHPDMKIAALTGERKAGQPMAKVFPFLRHLDLPDLCRIEDVDFAGIDLAFCALPHATSQAVIKKLPRDLKIVDLSADFRLRDVAEYEKWYGQPHAAPDLQHEAVYGLTEFYRDEIRGARLVAGTGCNAATGQYILRPLIEAGVIDLDRIILDLKCGVSGAGRALKENLLHAELSEGTQGYAVGGTHRHLGEFDQEFSRIAGRPVQIQFTPHLVPLNRGILATAWLDGDAARIHEVLQARYCAESMIHLLPFGTTPSTHDVRGSNFVHIGVVGDRVPGRALVIAALDNLCKGSSGQAIQNANLMLGLEEGAGLMGAPLFP
- a CDS encoding enoyl-CoA hydratase-related protein; its protein translation is MDYDTLTTSIDDAGIAIVTMARPEMMNALNKQMRAELTHAIKTMAPKARVLVLTGTGRAFCSGQDLGDGGNAAQIDLERTLREEYEPLLHAIYDAPVPVIAAVNGAAAGAGANLALAADVVIACDSAVFIQAFTRIGLIPDAGGTYFLPRQIGFARAMGAMLFADRITARQAADWGMIWEAVPDESFESAWMARAVTLANGPTVAYRNIRRALRASMSNTLDAQLALEAQLQAEAGKTRDFKEGVLAFLEKRPPAFEGR
- a CDS encoding glutamate racemase, which encodes MAVGVFDSGLGGLTVLGAVTERMPDVPFVYLGDNAHTPYGVRDADDIYALTCAGVERLWEDGCDLVILACNTASAAALKRMQETWVPEDKRVLGVFVPLIEALTERGWGDNSPPREVAVKHVALFATPATVSSRAFQRELAYRAIGVDVEAQPCGGVVDAIEQGDMQLAEALVHSHVEALLRRMPRPEAAVLGCTHYPLVEHAFREALGERVDVYSQPNLVAASLADYLIRRPDMIGAGRDSAFLTTGNPVNVSRKATQFLRRQITFRAA
- a CDS encoding cytochrome c-type biogenesis protein; the encoded protein is MFRTLLAVLAIAISSPSWAVQPDEILDDPVLESRARDISAGLRCLVCRNESIDESNADLARDMRLLVRERLVEGDSNEDAVAYIVDRYGEYVLLRPTTEGANIILWVAAPVMFLIALGSAVIYLRRRARAPEADKSGLSPEEKRRLQELLKE
- a CDS encoding LysR family transcriptional regulator, producing MDWDKLRIFHAVADAGSLTHAGDTLQLSQSAVSRQIRALEEGLDTVLFHRHARGLILTEQGELLFDATKSMSRQLETAAARIRDAEDEVYGDLRVTSTTGFGTLFLAPRLTSLYAQYPDLRIDLMLEERVLDLPMREADIAIRMKEPSQADLIRKRLMTVNMRLFASSEYLRAHGTPQKMEDLRDFRLVSQNITSAQVSAGAQLIRELTAQPTRSSFTVNNYFGVLQAVLNHLGIGVLPDYVGEDFPELVHVLPDIASGDIPVFLAYPEELRHSRRISAFRDFVVEEIVAYRRARQM
- the ccmE gene encoding cytochrome c maturation protein CcmE, whose protein sequence is MKSLKKTRRIQIIMVAAVALAFSTALIGYAMRDGINFFRSPSDVLAAPPPPNEVFRIGGLVEAGSIIRGQSDTVIFRVTDGPASVEVRYRGILPDLFTENEGMVGTGRFVDGIFQASEILAKHDETYMPREVMEALKDMDEWRGPDPQS
- a CDS encoding heme lyase CcmF/NrfE family subunit; the encoded protein is MIVELGHFALILAFAVALAQAAIPLIGAHKGWRDWMLVANPMASVQFGLVAFSYAALTYAFLVSDFSVKLVVDNSHTLKPLIYKISGVWGNHEGSMLLWVLILTLFGASAAWFGGNLPASLQARVLAVQSAITAAFMAFTIFTSNPFTRLAFPPFDGTDLNPLLQDPGLAFHPPFLYLGYVGLSMAFSFAVAALIEGRVDAAWGRWVRPWTLAAWVFLTIGIATGSWWAYYELGWGGFWFWDPVENASLMPWLFAAALLHSAIVVEKRETLKSWTILLAILGFGFSLMGTFIVRSGLLTSVHAFAMDPERGVFILMILAAFMGGALTLFAIRAPVLEAKGVFATVSRESALVINNVLLAVSSFVVFIGTMWPLVAEMLFDRVLSVGPPFFNMAFTPFMVALAMVLPIGAMLPWKRGNLARTMRPLWGLAVFSVAMGALTWTLQTGHSTLVPIGLALGLWVVLGSVVDIWTRTGRGDWRARLGRITRLPRADWGKFTAHAGMGITVFAVAALVGWESEDIRVVQIGETYNYGGYDLTLTSVDRVEGPNYVSTMATIEARRDGRFIANLQPEKRFYPIAGMPTTEAAIDYRVTRDLYLALGDPQDNGGWAVRSYIKPFANWLWFGCFLMALGGIFSLSDRRYRVAAGAGKTRIDAVPAE